The proteins below come from a single Vitis vinifera cultivar Pinot Noir 40024 chromosome 9, ASM3070453v1 genomic window:
- the LOC100267964 gene encoding putative UPF0481 protein At3g02645 → MTSNSNPRFDELRWVIEIRRTLDEELEEDSEVPVNIYNVPKTLMAAKPDCYVPQEVALGPYHHWQPELYEMERYKLAAAKRTQKHLQRVKFESLVDQLNKHEPRIRACYHKFLQFNGDTLAWMMAIDASFLLEFLQVYSIKAGWLLTRVSSRMSHLVDYAGTKSAHNAILRDMVMVENQIPLFVLRKVLEFQFPTLDQADDMLRSMLAGFGEDLCPFRMKEDLTQVHVEEQAHLLDFLYHIIVPRSKEPSEIIEVENEDESKEGKEGSFGDSSYVQQLFQIIWNLLSTSNQGPISLLKRLLSSDPVKVILKLPWKIIFNLPGFSILKRPVEYIFFSQKKEESNPENGNSNSNSNIIKPPLIEEIAIPSVSKLYKSGVRFLPANGSISSITFDAKMATLYLPTVSLDVNTEVTLRNLVAYEASNASGPLVMTRYTELMNGIIDTEEDAKILRERGIILNRLKSDEEVANLWNGMSKSIRLTKVPFLDKVIEDVNNYHTGIWKVKAGKFMKRYVIGSWQLLTFVATVLIFLLMTLQAFCSVYNCPRMFRVTTDL, encoded by the coding sequence ATGACCTCCAACTCTAACCCACGCTTTGATGAGCTCAGGTGGGTGATTGAGATACGTAGGACTCTAGATGAAGAGCTTGAAGAAGATAGTGAAGTCCCCGTGAACATCTACAATGTGCCCAAAACCCTAATGGCTGCTAAGCCGGATTGCTACGTTCCTCAAGAAGTTGCTCTGGGGCCTTATCATCACTGGCAGCCGGAGCTCTATGAGATGGAGAGGTATAAGCTTGCAGCAGCGAAAAGAACTCAAAAGCATCTCCAAAGAGTGAAGTTTGAAAGCCTTGTTGATCAGTTGAACAAGCATGAGCCAAGGATTCGAGCTTGCTACCACAAGTTCTTGCAGTTCAATGGTGATACCTTAGCGTGGATGATGGCTATTGATGCCTCTTTCTTGCTTGAGTTCCTTCAAGTCTATTCCATCAAGGCGGGTTGGTTGCTGACCAGAGTTTCCTCCAGGATGTCACACCTAGTTGATTATGCCGGGACCAAATCAGCTCATAATGCGATTCTTAGAGACATGGTGATGGTTGAGAatcaaattccattgtttgtaCTGAGGAAAGTGTTAGAATTTCAGTTCCCGACTTTAGATCAAGCTGATGATATGTTGCGTTCAATGTTAGCCGGGTTTGGTGAAGATCTTTGTCCGTTTCGGATGAAGGAGGACTTGACCCAGGTCCACGTTGAGGAGCAAGCCCACCTGCTGGACTTTCTGTACCATATCATCGTGCCAAGATCAAAAGAACCATCTGAAATAATTGAAGTAGAGAACGAAGATGAATCAAAGGAGGGCAAAGAAGGATCTTTTGGCGACTCCAGTTATGTGCAACAGCTATTTCAGATAATTTGGAATCTGCTCTCAACATCGAATCAAGGCCCAATAAGTCTTCTCAAGAGACTTTTATCTTCCGATCCAGTAAAAGTCATACTGAAATTGCCTTGGAAAATCATCTTCAATCTCCCCGGGTTTTCCATCTTGAAACGACCCGTCGAATATATCttcttttcccaaaaaaaagaagaaagcaatCCCGAAAACGGGAACTCCAACTCCAACAGTAACATCATCAAACCTCCGCTGATAGAGGAAATTGCCATCCCTTCAGTGTCGAAGCTCTATAAATCCGGTGTCCGCTTCTTACCTGCTAATGGTAGCATCTCATCCATCACTTTCGATGCTAAGATGGCCACTCTTTACCTCCCTACTGTTAGTTTAGACGTAAACACAGAGGTCACTTTGAGAAACTTGGTTGCATATGAAGCATCAAATGCATCAGGGCCACTGGTTATGACTCGGTACACTGAACTAATGAATGGGATAATTGATACGGAGGAAGATGCCAAGATTCTGAGAGAAAGAGGTATTATTTTGAACCGATTGAAGAGTGATGAAGAGGTGGCCAACCTGTGGAATGGGATGAGCAAGTCCATAAGGTTGACAAAGGTGCCCTTCTTAGATAAGGTGATTGAAGATGTGAACAACTATCACACTGGCATATGGAAGGTTAAAGCCGGAAAGTTTATGAAGCGTTACGTGATTGGTTCATGGCAGCTCCTAACGTTTGTCGCCACCGTTTTGATCTTCTTGTTAATGACATTGCAAGCATTTTGCTCTGTTTATAATTGTCCTCGAATGTTTCGTGTCACCACCGATCTGTAA